TGAGGCGCTTGGCGACGTCCTCCTCGCTGATGCCACTGGCGGCCTTGAGGGGGCGCAGGTCGATGATGCACTCGTGCGCGACGCGGTCGTTCCGGCCGGTGTACAGGACGGGGAACGCGCCTTTCAGGTGGTGCGCGATGTAGTTGGCGTTCAGCAGGGCGACCTGCGTGGCGACTTTCAGGCCGCGTGCGCCGAGCAGGCGGATGTACAGGTAGCTGATGGGGAGGATGCTGGCGCTGCCGTACGGCGCGGCGCTGACGGCCCCCGTGCTGCTGTCAGAGGTGGGGCGCACGGCGTGGTTCGGGAGGAACGGGGCGAGGTGCGCCTTGACGCCGATGGGGCCCATGCCGGGGCCGCCGCCCCCGTGGGGAATGGCGAAGGTCTTGTGCAGGTTCAGGTGGGACACGTCGCTGCCGATCAGGCCGGGTTTGGTCAGGCCCACCTGGGCGTTCATGTTCGCGCCGTCCAGGTACACCTGCCCGCCGTGCTGGTGGATCAGCTCGCACGCTTCGGTCACGCGTTCCTCGTACACGCCGTGCGTGCTGGGGTACGTGATCATCAGCGCGCCCAGGTTCTCGCTGTGCTTCTCCGCCTGGGCTTTCAGGTCGTCCATGTCGATGTTGCCGTCCGCGTCGGTCTTCACGACCACGACCTGCATGCCCATCATGGCCGCACTCGCGGGGTTCGTGCCGTGCGCGCTGGCGGGAATCAGGCAGATGTTCCGGTGCGCCTCGCCCCGGCTCTCGTGGTACTTACGGATGACCAGCAGGCCCGCATACTCACCCTGCGCGCCGCTGTTCGGCTGGAGGCTCACGGCGTCGTACCCGGTGATGTCCGCCAGCCACGCCTCCAGTTCACCCAGCATCTCCGCGTAGCCCTCAGTCTGGTCGGCGGGCGCGAAGGGGTGCAGCTGGCCGAACTCGGGCCACGTCACGGGAATCATTTCCGTCGTGGCGTTCAGTTTCATGGTGCAGCTGCCCAGCGGGATCATGCCGTGCGTCAGGCTGTAATCCTTGTTCTCCAGGCTCTTCAGGTACCGCAGCATGCCGTGCTCGCTGTGATGCGTGTTGAACACCGGATGCGAGAGGTAGTCCGAGGTGCGCTTCAGGTCGGCGGGAATGCCGTCCACCGCCTGAGCGTCCAGCGCCAGCACGTCGGCGGCGCGGCCCGTGATGACCTCGATGATGTCCGCGAGGTCGGCCACGGTGACGGTCTCGTCCAGGCTGACGCTGACGCGGACAGGTGTGAACTCGTGTTCCACGCCCATGGCACGCGCCCGGTCGCTCAGCGCCTGCGTTTCAGCCCAGCCAGTTTCGTTCGCGGCGGCCTCCACGCGCTCCAGAACGGCCAGGGTCGCCAGCGTATCGTCGCCGAAGTCGATCTCGTCGCCGTCCAGGTCATGCGTGACATCGTCTGCCAGTCGCGCTCCGGTGATTCCCCCCTCGTAGCGGAAGTTGATCCCGGCGCGTTCGGCGCGGCCCTTCACGGTCCCGTCCGTTTCGAAGCTGAGGGTGTCGAAGAACGACTGATTGACGTTCAGGCCCGCGTCACGCAGCGCGGCGGCCAGGATGCCGGTCATTCGGTGCGTGCGCTCGGCAATCGTGCGGATGCCTTCGGGTCCGTGGTAGACGGCGTACGCGGCGGCCATGTTCGCCAGGAGGGCCTGCGCGGTGCAGATGTTGCTGGTGGCCTTCTCGCGGCGGATGTGCTGCTCGCGGGTCTGCATCGCCATGCGCAGCGCGGGGCGGCCCTTGACGTCCTTGCTGACGCCGATCACGCGGCCGGGCATGCTGCGCTGGAAGTCGCTGCGGCACGCCAGGAACGCCGCGTGCGGCCCGCCGAAGCCCATCGGAACGCCGAAGCGCTGGGCGCTGCCGATCACGATGTCCGCGCCCATCTCGCCCACGGGTTTCACGAGGGCACTGGCGAGGAGGTCGGTCGCGGCGATCAGCAGGCCGCCGCTGGCATGGACTCGTTCGGCGATGGGGGAGAGGTCGTGCAGGTCGCCGTACGTGCCGGGCGTCTGCACGAGTGCCGCGAAGGTGCCTTCGGGCAGTTCGGCGTCGGCGGGTCCGGTGACGATCTCGTACCCGAAGTACTCCGCGCGGGTGCGGATCACGTCGATGGTCTGCGGGTGCACGTCCTGCGCGACGTACAGCGTGTTGCCCTTGCTCTTGCCCGCACGCTTGGCGAGGGTCATGGCCTCGGCGGCGGCGGTCGCCTCGTCCAGCAGGGACGCGTTGCACACGGGCATGGCGGTCAGGTCCATGATCGCCTGCTGGAAGTTCAGCAGCATCTCCAGGCGACCCTGCGAAATCTCCGCCTGGTACGGCGTGTACGCCGTGTACCAGCCGGGGTTCTCCAGCATGTTCCGCAGGATCACGCCCGGCGTGTACGTGCCGCTGTACCCCATGCCGATGTAACTGCGGAACACCCGGTTCTTCGCCGCGACCGCCTTCAGGTCGGCCAGCGCCTGCGCTTCCGTGACCGGCCCGCCCACGTTCAGGTCCCCCGTGAAGCGGATGCTTTCGGGCAGCGTCGTGTCACTCAGTTCATCCAGGCTCCCCACGCCCAGTTCCGCCAGCATGGCGGCCTGTTCGGCCTCGGTCGGGCCGACGTGACGGTCGAGGAAATCAGCGGTCTGCAACAGATCAGTCAGGGAACGGGTCATGGAGTACTCCTGGGGGTGGGGCGGTGAAGCGGGTCACACGCCCCCTCACCCCGGCCCTCTCCCACAGGGGGAGAGGGAGAAAAAGAATGTTGAACCCCCCTCTCCCCCTGTGGGAGAGGGGCCGGGGGTGAGGGGGCCACCGAGTGGCGCTCCCGGTCACCCGTTCAGGTCAGTTGTTCGCGGCTTCGTACGCGGCGGCGTCCATGAGGTCGCCTTCGCCGGTCACGTCGAGTTTGAACAGCCAGCCGCCTTCGTAGGGGGCGCTGTTGACGAGTTCGGGGGTGCCGGTCAGGGCGTCGTTCACGGCGGTGATGGTGCCGCTGGCGGGCGCGTAGATGTCAGAGGCGGTCTTGACGCTCTCGACGACGGCGATGGTTTCGCCCGCTTCAACGACGCGGCCCACTTCGGGCAGTTCGACGTACACGACGTCGCCCAACTGGTCCTGAGCGAAGTCGGTGATGCCGACGGTGCCGTCAGCGGCGAGCCATTCGTGGGAGGCGGCGTACTTCAGTTCGGTGGGGGTGGTGGTCATGGTCGTATTCTCCGGGTTTCGGGCGTGGGGGGTGTGTGCGGGCCTACGTGGGTGGCGGGTCAGCGTTTGTAGAAGGGCAGTTGCACGCGGGTGGCGGGGTGGTCCTTGCCGCGCACCTCGACGTCGAAGATGTCCGCTCCGGCGTGCTGGGCGTTCACGAGGGCCATGGCGATGGGGTGGCCGAAGGTGGGGCTGCTCGTGCCGCTGGTGACGTGCCCGACGACTTCACCGCCGACCTTGACGGGGTAGCCCTCGCGGACGGGTACGCGCTCCAGCTTCAGGCCGATCAGGGTCTGGGTGGGGGCACTGCGGATGTGCTCGTGCCCGACGTGGGTCTTGTCTTTCACGACCCAGCTGTACGTGCTGCTCAGCGGGTGGATGGTGTCTGAAAATTCGTGCCCGTACAGCGGGAAGCCCGCTTCGAGGCGCAGGGTGTCGCGCGCGCCCAGTCCGGCGGGCGTGAAGCCGACGGCCAGGAGTTTGTCCCAGACGGTCTCGGCCTCGCTGGCGTCCGTGAACACCTCGAAGCCGTCCTCGCCGGTGTAGCCGGTGCGGGCGAGCATCACGTCGAAACCGAACAGTTTGGCGGGGAAGAAGGCGTTCTTCTTCTTGCTGCTCAGGTCGGTGTCGGTGTGGGGTTGCAGCAGGCTCTCGGTCTGGGGGCCCTGCACGGCGAGGAGGCCCCAGCGGTCGCTCTCGTCGGTCAGGGTGACGTCGAACTCGCCTGCGTGCGCGTTCAGGTGCGCCCAGTCCTTGGCAATGTTGCTGGCGTTCACGACCGTCAGGTACTCGTCTGGCGCGACCATGTAGATGTAGATGTCGTCCACCAGACCACCGGCAACGCCGGGCAGCCAGTTGTACTGCGCGCGGCCGGGTTTCAGTTTGCTGACGTCGTTGGTGGTGACGTGTTGCAGGAACGCCAGTGCACCCGCACCCTGCACGCGGAATTCGCCCATGTGGGACACGTCGAACACACCGGCGGCATTGCGGACGGCGTCGTGTTCGGCTTTCACGCCCGCGTACTGCACGGGCATGTCCCACCCGCCGAAGGGCACCATTCGGGCTCCGGCGCGCAGGTGCGCGGCATGCAGGGGCGTCCGCTTCAGCGGCTCGGTGGGGGACTGGTTCACACCTGAAACTGTAGCCGACCCACCCCGGCGCGTCCGGGCCGTCTGGACGCCTGCGGGGTGTACGCTGGGGCATGGCGACCGGGAAAAAGAGCGTTCCACAGGCTGAAAAACGTCAGGGTGGAACAGTGTACGAGCAGCTGACCGGCTGGGCACTTGAGAGTGCCCGGCAGGGTCTCGCGCCCCGCGACGCCTGGGCCGCCGCGCAGCGTCTCGTTGAGGGAACGCCCAGTACCCTGAACAAGGGCTGCCCGCGCTCCACGTTCGTCTCCCTGGCCGAACACGGGTACCTGCGGGGCGTGCCCGCACAGGCCGACGCTCGTCCCCTGACCCTGAACGCCCGACACGCCCTGCACGCGCGGACGGTCGCTCAGGCCGACCCGGACCTCCTGAACCGCAAGCAGGCGTGGTGGGCCGCGACCCGCGCGCACTCCGGCACGGACCGCGAGAATCACGCGGGCATCCTGGACGTCCTGCACGCGCTGATGGTGCGCGACGCCCTGACCGACCCACCCGCCCCGTGAGCCCCTCGCACCTGCTGGCGCTGCGGCCCCCACCGGACATCGAGGCCCGCGTCGTGGCGTTCCGCGAGGCCCACGGCGTGCGCGACGCGGCGGCGGTCCCGCACGTCACGGTCAAGGCCCGCAGTGGCTTGGACGACGACCTGCGCTGGCTGGACCTCATCCCGGCGGTGGCGGCGGCGACCCCGCCCGTCCCGGTCGAACTGCTCGCGCCGCGCGTGTTCCCGAACGGCAGCGCCCTGCACCTGCCCGCCCGCAGCCCCGGCGCCGTGCGGCTGCACCTCGCCCTGCTGGACGCTCTGCGCCCGGCGAGCCGCTTCGGGTACGAGGGGCCGCACCTGACCCCGCACCTCACGCTGGCCCTGGGGCGGCGGGACGTTCCCCTGGACGCCCTGCTGGACGCGGCGGGGCAGGCGTTCCCACACCCGCTGTCATTCACCGTCACGGACCTCGTCTGGATGCGCAAACCCGGACCCGGCGGGTCGTACCAGCCCGTCGAAGGGTGGACGCTGGGCGGTACGCCCGACCCGTAGAGTGGCGGGCATGCCGACCCTCGCGCAGCTCCGGGAACTCCAGGCCATCGCCCAGGAGGGCCTCACGTACTCCCGCGATCCCTTCGACCTGACCCGCTTCGCGCGCCTGCGGGACCTGACCGCCGAACTGCTGGCCGAGCAGACTGGGCAGAGCCCCGCCACCGTCACCGGGCTGCTGCGCGCAGAGGAGGGGTACCTGACGCCAAAGGTGGACGTGCGGGCCGTCGTGCTGAACGCGGCGGGCGAGGTCCTGCTGACCCGCGAACGCAGCGACGGCGCCTGGAGCCTCCCCGGTGGCTGGGCCGACCCCGGCGAGAGCCCCACCCAGATCGCCGTGCGTGAGGTTCACGAGGAGACCGGGCGCACCGTGCGCGCGGCGCGGCTGCTGGCCGTGATGGACAAGGCGCAGCACCCGCACCCGCCGGACCTGTGGGCGGTGTACAAACTGTTCGTGCAGTGCGACCTGACCGGCGCGGGCGTAGCGGCGCACGCGGAGAACCTGGAGACGCTGGACAGCGCCTTCTTCCCCGTGGACGCCCTGCCGCCCCTGAGCCTGCCGCGTAACCTGCCGGGTCAGGTGCGGCGCGTGGTGGCACTGGCCCGCGACCCGCACAGCACGGTTCACTGCGATTGAAGCTGATGCCGGTTCACTTGAGCTGAGCCGCATGGTCCGTCCCGGTACAGCGGGGCTGCGCTGACCGGTAGACTCGCTCTCATGCCCCGTGTCGCCCGGACCGAGATCACCGTGCAGGCTCCCCTGGAGCGGGTCTTCGACCTGCTGGTGGATTTCAGCGCGTATGGCAGCTGGAATCCGTTCGTGGTGGAGGTCACGGGGGCTGAACGTGCGGCCGAGGGCGTGCGGATGCGCTTCAGGCTGCCCTGGCGTGGGGGCCGGTTCATGTATTCCGATGAGCTGGTCACGCGCGTGCAGCCTCCGGCGGGCGGCGCGGCGCTGGTCGCGTGGCGGTACGACAGTCCGCTGGCCCGCTGGGGCCTGCTGCGGTCGGAGCGGGTGCAGACCCTCCGGCAGCTGCCGAACGGCGACACGGCCTACGCCACCGAGGAGGTCTTTCACGGCCCGGCAGCCGTCCTGGTGCCCGTGCGGTGGGTGCAGGCGGGGTTCGAGGCGCAGGCGCGGGCCATGCGCGATCACCTGTCGCCTCACCTGTCGTCCCCCTGAAGGGATGGCTGCCGGGCGGGTTCGGTGTTCCTGGCGACGGTCCCGGCGCGCCGGGCGTCGCCTACTACCGGCATGAACACCCTGATTCTGGGCGCGACGGGCGGGATCGGTGCGGCGACGGCGCGGGCTTTCGCGGCGGCTGGGCACACGTTGACCCTTTCCGGGCGCGACGAGACGCGACTGGCGGCGCTGGTGTCGGAACTGGGCGCGACGGGCCGCGCGGCGGACGTGGGCTTTGAGAGTCACGTCCGCACGCTGCTGGAGGGCACGCCGGAGCTGGACACGCTGGTGTACGCGGCGGGCGCGGCGCACCCCGAACCGCTGCGGGACGCGGACCCCACGCACGTCCGGGGCGTGTGGAACGCGAACTACTTCGGGGCGCTGTGGGCCATGAAGCACGGGCTGGGGCGGCTCGCGCCGGGCGGGCGGGTGTACCTGCTGGGCGCCCGGCCGGAACTGGTGACCGCGCGGGGGTTCAGTCAGTACGCGGCGAGCAAGGCCGCCCTGGCCCGCGCGGCGGAGGTCGCGCGGCTGGAGCACCGGGGCGTCGGGATCACGCTGGTGCTGCCGCCCGCCGTGGAGACGGGCCTGTGGGCGCAGGTGGGCCGCGTGCCGCGCGGCGCGCTCGGGCCGGACGTGGTGGCGCGGGCGATCGTCGCGGACCGTGCGGGCGAGGCGCAGGCGGAACTCAGGATCGACGGGTGAGGAGCATCAGCCCGCGCGTGAGGTTCCGCTGCGCCCCGGCGTACAGCGCGAGCATGACGCCCTCGGTCAGGGCGCGGCTCAGCCGGTCCCGCAGGAGGTAGCGGCGCACGAGGATCAGCAGGTCCGACGCGACGAACATCCACCCGCCCCGCCGCAGCAGGCGCGCGGCGTCCGGGTGCGCGCGGGCCAGTCGGGGGTCGGCGGCCAGCAGCGCCATGAGGTTCAGCAGCGCCCCGTACCCACTCAGGACCGGGAGGCTGGCCGGGTCGTGCCGGATCAGCAGGCCCGCGCCGAGCAGCAGCCCGGCCGCGCGTGCGGGCCAGTGTCCGGCGTGGGGCCGCGCGCCGCGCCGCCACAGCAGCGTGACGGTCAGGAGTTGCGCCAGCGCGTACCACGACGCACCGCCCCGGAACGCGCCGGGGTTCCCGCGCGGGTCCGGCTGGTGCGTGGACCGGGCGATGGTCACGCCGCCCAGCGCGGCGGCCCCCAGCGACAGCAGCAGGGTGAGGGTGTCCCGCGTGTCCCGCCCCGGCTCTTTGCGGGCGACCTCGGCGGCCAGCGTGGCGACCATCGCCGCCTCCGCGATCTGGTGGGGGCGTGGCCGGTCGAGCATCCCGGCCAGGACGGTCGCGGTGGCCGCGGCCCGGAACGCCTTCACTGGACCTCCACCGCGCCGCGTTCGGTGACGAGCCACTGCGCGGGGCCGTCGTGCGGGTCACGCGGCAGTTCCGGCACGAGCAGTGCGTCCTGGATCACGCCGACCGTCACGCCCCGGAACGCGGGCAGCAGGCGGTCGTAGAACCCGCCGCCGTACCCCAGACGCACGCCCGCTTGATCGAACGCCAGCCCCGGCAGCAGGATCGCGTCCACCGTGTCCAGCGGCACCTGCGGCGCGTCGGCTGGCGGTTGCAGCGCCCCGAAACGACTGACCTCCGTCGCGGTGTGCCATGGGTGCAGCGTCAACCTCGGCTCGGGCCGGAAGCGGGCACGCGGGGCCAGCAACTCGAACTCGCCGCTCAGGGCGCTGACGTCCGGCTCGCCGCTCAGCGCCCGGTACGCCAGAACGCGCCGCGCGCCCAGCTGCCTCAGGAGGCCTTGCAGGGCGGCCGTGACCGGCGCGGATACGTCCGGCAGGGCCGCGCGAATTTCGTGCGCCCAGGCGCGCCAGTCAGGCTTGGTCGCATCGGGGGAGGGGATGGAAGCCACGTCCGACACTATGCCAGAGCGCCCCGCGTGTCGCCCGCCGGTCAGTGCGGGGGGGAATGGTGCGTGCCGTTCGGGCGGTCAAAGTCGTGCCACGCCTGCCCGTCGAACAGCGTGTGCCACGGGGCGGGTTCGATCACCTGCGTGAAGGTGTTCAGGCCCGTCTCGGGCGTCCAGTGGTGCAGCAGGCACATGGGCGGCTGGCGCTGCACGACCAGCTGCGCGGCTCGGTTCAGGTCCGGGTTCAGCGTGGCGTCCGTGCCGGGACAGGTCATGACGGTCGTGTGCGCGAACCCCGCTGTCAGGCCCATGTGCAGGTGCCCGGCCGCGACGCGCAGCACCTGCGGGTGCTCCAGCAGCAGGTCGCACAGTTCCTCGCGCCCACGCAGGTCCATGCCGTCCATGACGTCTAGCCCGGTCCTGACCGGCGGGTGGTGCATGAAGATCAGGGTGGGCCGCTCGGGCGCCTCGCGAAGCCGCGCCTCCAGCCAGTCCAGGCGCGTGTCGTCCAGTTCGCCGCCGCCATGCCCGGGCCGCTGGGTGTCCAGCCCGATCAGGCGCAGTGGGAAGTCCTCTGCGGCGTACTGCATGAAGCCCGGCAGGTGCCCGGGCGGCGGTGGGAACAGGTCCAGCAGCGCGGCGCGGTCGTCGTGATTGCCCGGGACCAGGAACGCCGGGACGCGCAGCGTCCGCAGCAGGTCGGTGAACAGCGCGTACTCGTCGGGACGGGCATGCTCGGTGCAGTCCCCGGTGAGGATCACGGCGTCCGGCAGGGCGGGCATGGTGTTCACGTGCGCGACCGCCCGCGCGAACGCCGCCGCCTTCTGCGGGAAGCGGTAATCGACGTGCGGATCACTCAGTTGCACCACCTGCATGACGGTCACCTCCTGACGTCAGCGCGCGGCCCGTGGTGGCCCGGCGTTCCGTTCAGTGTGCGCCCATCCACATAACGGAAACCACACAGACGGGCCACATGGACCCGTCCGTGAAGGTTCCTTCATGCGCGCCGGGGCGCGGTGTCCGGTCAGGGGGCCATGAGTTTCAGCGCCACGCTGCTCAGCGCGACCTTCACGCTGCCCTTCATGGTCGCCTTCCCGGTGGTCAGGTCCACGGTGTACAGCGAGGTGCTGTTCGCCCCGGCGCTGCTCAGGACCGCCATGTTCGCCCCGGCCACGTCGAACCCGGTCTTCCCGGCCATGACGTCCACACCCAGCGCCCCCACGGTCTGCAGGGTGTTGAAGGCCGGGGCGCCCGCGGCTGGGTGGGTGATCAGGGCGTCCTGATCGGCGTCAATGGAGTACAGCGTGGTCGGCAGGCCGGAGTTGAGTTTGCCGGTGTCGTTGAACGAGTTGGTGTACGCCGCCGCGACGAGGTTCGGGTTGGGCGTGCCGGTCGGGTACGCGAAGGTGCCGTCGGCGGTGGTGCCGGTGGTGGCCGGTGTCGGCAGGGCGCTCAGCGTGTGGCGGAAGTTGGCGTCGTCCGTGCCCAGCACGCGCAGGCGGTTCGCGGCGGGGTTGAAGTCGGCGGCGACGAGCCCCTTGCCGCTCAGGGTCACGGTGCTGTCCAGCGTCGCGGTGCCGGAGTCGGCGTTGATCATGTACACGCGGCCGCTGCTGGCGAAGCCGTACAGCTTGCCGTCGGTGTTGCGGACGTCCAGGTCCACCAGGGTGTCGCCGCTGCTCAGACCGGTGATGGTCACGCTGCGGCGGCTGGCGTCCGGGTTGTCCATGCCGAAGGTGTGCAGCATGCCGCCGCCCAGGCCGTAGGTGACCTGCCCGGCGGGCGCGACGGGCGCAGTGGGCATGGAGCAGGACGCGAGGGTCAGGGCGGACAGGGTCAGCAGGGCGATGTGTTTCATGGTTCCTCCGTGGGGACTGGGGCGGATGTGGCGGGCGGGAGCGACGTGACCGGGGTTCGGTCACGGGTGCTGAACAGCTGTATGCGGGTGGGGGCGCGGCGGATCACACGCGGCGTTCACGATGTCTTCACGGTCAGGCCCGCCCGTGATCCCGTCCCGGCGACCGGGTGCGCGCGGTATCCTGCGCGCCGCTCCCCCGAGCGCACCCGCCCATGCTGATCGAGTCCCTGACCCACCCTGCCCCCGAAGCCCTGCTGGCGTTCCTGCGCGCCCACCTGCACGCCCGCGTGACCCTGCATCTGGCCGGTGAGGTCGAGGTGCTGTACGCCGGTCGGGCGACCAGCATGGCCGAGGCCGGGGACCGCCTGCTGCTCGTGAAACCCGACGGGTCGTTGCAGGTTCACGGGCCGCGCGGCGTGAAGCCTGTGAACTGGCAGCCGCGCACCGATCACCTCTCGGCGGATCTGGAGGATGGATGCGTGGTCCTGCACGCCGAGCGGCGCAGCCCCGCCGAGGTCGTGCGGGTCCGCGTGATCGGCTGCGCGCAGGTCACCGCGCTGAACCTCGCCGACGAGGCCCTGTTCCTCCTGCAGGGCAGCGAGGCGCAGATGCAGCAGGCTCTGGCCCGCGCGCCGCACCTGATCGAGGACGGCCTGACCGTCCTGGACCGCGAACTGCTCGTCGGGGTGGGCGGCATCGACCTGTACGCCCGCGACAGCCAGGGCCGCTTCGTGGTCGTGGAACTCAAACGCGGCAAGGCCGGACACGACGCCGTGCACCAGCTGGGCCGCTACGTGGATGCCGTCCGCACCCAGGTCGCCGCCCCGGTGCGGGGCATCCTCGCCGCGCCGGACATCACCGTGCCCGCCCTGAAGGTCGCGCAGGCCGCCGGACTGGAGTACGTGAAGGTCGACGCGCTCCCCCAGGTGCAGGAGGAAGCGCGTCAGCCCATGCTGTTCTGAGGGGGGTTGTGGGAAGTGGGTTGTGGGTTGTAGGAAAAGCTCAACCCCACAACCGACAACCCACACCCGTCATCCCACCTCTTTGGGTCCCTTCAGTCCAGTGCGGCCCTCGCGCTCCGCGAGGACGGCGGCGACGTCGGCGGGGCTGACGCCGACCTCGGCCATGGCGAAGAGGGTGTGGAACAGCAGGTCGGCGACCTCGGTGGCGAGTTCGGCGCGGTCGGCGTTCTTCGCGGCCAGCAGGACCTCGCCGCTTTCCTCGCTGATCTTCTTCAGGACGCGGTCCAGGCCCCCGGCGTGCAGGCGGGCCACGTAGCTGTTCTCGGGCAGGGTGGCGAGGCGTTCGGTGATGGTGGCGTACACGCGGTCCAGCGTGCCGTCCAGTCCGGCCTGGGGGGCGCCCGTGGTCAGGAGGGGCTGGTGGTAGCAGGAGTACGCGCCGGTGTGGCAGGCGGGGCCGGTCTGCACCACGCGGTACAGCAGGCTGTCGCCGTCGCAGTCGGCCTGCACGTCCACGACCTGCTGGGTGTGGCCGCTGGTGGCGCCCTTGACCCACTGCTGGGCGCGGGAGCGGGACCAGTAGGTGGCCTCGCGGGTGTCCAGGGTCCGGGCAACGGCGGCGCGGTCGGCCCAGGCCTGCATGAGGACGGCGCCGCTGCGGGCGTCCTGCGTGACGACCGGGATCAGGCCGGTCTGAGGATCGAACTTCAGGGAATCGAGGGTCAGGGCAGTCATGTCAGGCCCCCTCCGGAGGCCACGGGTAAAAAGGGAATTCAGGGTCGGGCCGTGTCGTGCCAGTCGGGCCGGACGGGCAGCCCCTCGGCTTTCAGGTACGCCTTGACCTGCGGGACGGTCAGTTCCCCGAAGTGGAAGACGCTGGCGGCCAGCGCGGCGTCGGCGTTCCCGCCCAGGTCGCCGCCGAGCAGCACGTCGCGGAAGTCCTGCAGTTTCCCGGCGCCGCCGGACGCGATGACGGGCAGGTCCACGGCGCGCGCCACGGCGCGGGTGGCGTCCAGCGCGAAGCCGTCACGGGTGCCGTCGGCGTCCATGACGTTCAGGCAGATCTCGCCCGCGCCGAGCGCCTGCCCGCGGGTGGCCCACTCGATCAGGTCCAGCCCCGTATCCACGCGGCCGCCCGCGCGGAACACGTTCCAGCCGCCGCCGGGGCGGCGTTTGGCGTCGATGCTGAGCATCACGCACTGCGCGCCGTAGTGGTCGCTGGCCTCGCGGATCAGCTCGGGTCGGGTCAGGGCGCCGCTGTTCACGCTGATCTTGTCCGCGCCCGCCAGCAGCAGCTGCCGGAAGTCCGAGAGTTGGTTCACGCCGCCGCCGACGGTCAGGGGCATCATGACCTGCTCGGCGACCCGCGCGGCGA
This region of Deinococcus sp. JMULE3 genomic DNA includes:
- the nucS gene encoding endonuclease NucS yields the protein MLIESLTHPAPEALLAFLRAHLHARVTLHLAGEVEVLYAGRATSMAEAGDRLLLVKPDGSLQVHGPRGVKPVNWQPRTDHLSADLEDGCVVLHAERRSPAEVVRVRVIGCAQVTALNLADEALFLLQGSEAQMQQALARAPHLIEDGLTVLDRELLVGVGGIDLYARDSQGRFVVVELKRGKAGHDAVHQLGRYVDAVRTQVAAPVRGILAAPDITVPALKVAQAAGLEYVKVDALPQVQEEARQPMLF
- a CDS encoding DUF4394 domain-containing protein encodes the protein MKHIALLTLSALTLASCSMPTAPVAPAGQVTYGLGGGMLHTFGMDNPDASRRSVTITGLSSGDTLVDLDVRNTDGKLYGFASSGRVYMINADSGTATLDSTVTLSGKGLVAADFNPAANRLRVLGTDDANFRHTLSALPTPATTGTTADGTFAYPTGTPNPNLVAAAYTNSFNDTGKLNSGLPTTLYSIDADQDALITHPAAGAPAFNTLQTVGALGVDVMAGKTGFDVAGANMAVLSSAGANSTSLYTVDLTTGKATMKGSVKVALSSVALKLMAP
- the hisIE gene encoding bifunctional phosphoribosyl-AMP cyclohydrolase/phosphoribosyl-ATP diphosphatase HisIE, translating into MTALTLDSLKFDPQTGLIPVVTQDARSGAVLMQAWADRAAVARTLDTREATYWSRSRAQQWVKGATSGHTQQVVDVQADCDGDSLLYRVVQTGPACHTGAYSCYHQPLLTTGAPQAGLDGTLDRVYATITERLATLPENSYVARLHAGGLDRVLKKISEESGEVLLAAKNADRAELATEVADLLFHTLFAMAEVGVSPADVAAVLAEREGRTGLKGPKEVG
- the hisF gene encoding imidazole glycerol phosphate synthase subunit HisF — its product is MLSKRIIPCLDVQNGRVVKNVRFFENHRDAGDPLVLAQAYEAQQADELVFYDITATHEGRSLMLDVAARVAEQVMMPLTVGGGVNQLSDFRQLLLAGADKISVNSGALTRPELIREASDHYGAQCVMLSIDAKRRPGGGWNVFRAGGRVDTGLDLIEWATRGQALGAGEICLNVMDADGTRDGFALDATRAVARAVDLPVIASGGAGKLQDFRDVLLGGDLGGNADAALAASVFHFGELTVPQVKAYLKAEGLPVRPDWHDTARP
- a CDS encoding phosphodiesterase, with protein sequence MQVVQLSDPHVDYRFPQKAAAFARAVAHVNTMPALPDAVILTGDCTEHARPDEYALFTDLLRTLRVPAFLVPGNHDDRAALLDLFPPPPGHLPGFMQYAAEDFPLRLIGLDTQRPGHGGGELDDTRLDWLEARLREAPERPTLIFMHHPPVRTGLDVMDGMDLRGREELCDLLLEHPQVLRVAAGHLHMGLTAGFAHTTVMTCPGTDATLNPDLNRAAQLVVQRQPPMCLLHHWTPETGLNTFTQVIEPAPWHTLFDGQAWHDFDRPNGTHHSPPH